The uncultured Eubacteriales bacterium region TCATTTTCCCCTGGGCAATGCCCGCCTACGTCTCCATCCTCCTGTGGCGCATGGGCATGTTCAATACCGAATTCGGTTTCTTAAATCAAATCTTAAGGACGATCGGACTCCAGCCCATCAATTTCCTGTCCTCCAGCGTGGCGGCCTTTCTCAGCTGCCTGGTGGTCAACCTCTGGCTGGGTCTTCCCTATATGTTTACCATGATGGACGGGGCCATGCAGAGCGTCGACCGGGGCATTTATGAGAGCGCCCGGCTGGACGGCGCGGGCTTCTGGCGGCTCCACTTCAAGATCACCGCCCCCATGATCTCCCCCATCCTGGCTCCCGCTTTCATCATGACGGCCTTTACCACCTTCAAGCAGTTCGACATCGTCTACCTCATGACCATGCAGACCGGCGCCAGGACGGGCGCAGACATCAACACGGTCATCACCTATGTCTATGAGAAGG contains the following coding sequences:
- a CDS encoding conserved membrane hypothetical protein (Evidence 4 : Homologs of previously reported genes of unknown function) → MRRRNGKAWLYSAPFLIAVVLIVVVPLFYTVYISFTNMSIYHWFEYQGAGVENYKKALLAIDSGFLPALLRTLLWTALNMVLQLFLAFLIALGLNAPGLRLKRLYKTLLIFPWAMPAYVSILLWRMGMFNTEFGFLNQILRTIGLQPINFLSSSVAAFLSCLVVNLWLGLPYMFTMMDGAMQSVDRGIYESARLDGAGFWRLHFKITAPMISPILAPAFIMTAFTTFKQFDIVYLMTMQTGARTGADINTVITYVYEKAFVTSNYGYSSAVSIVVFFIIVALYLALFKFNRSDLLD